A segment of the Armatimonadota bacterium genome:
GAAGGTCAGCGACGTTATGTGGAATCGCTTTCAGCCTACGCCAGGCAGTTTCTGGGTAGAATGGAAAAACCAGAGGTGGATTATATTGAGGGACTCAGTCCGGCGATTGCAATCGACCAGAAGGGAACCAGCCATAATCCCCGTTCTACCGTAGGTACCATCACCGAAATTTACGATTATCTGCGCCTGTTATTTGCCAGGGTAGGACATCCCCATTGCCCGAAATGCGGCAGGGAGATCGCCCAGCAAACCGTTGAGCAAATGGCGGACGCGATTATGGCTCTTCCTGAAGGGACTAGGATACAAGTTCTAGCGCCTGTGGTTCGCGGCAGAAAGGGCGAGTACAGACATGTATTCGAGGACATCCGAAAGGAAGGCTATGTGCGCGTTCGTGTAGACGGGAAGACCTACGAAGTAACCGATGACATCGAGCTTGACAGGTATAAGCAACATTGGATAGACGTCGTCGTTGACCGTCTCATTGTTAAGCCGGGGATTGAAAAGCGGTTGGCAGATTCTGTTGAAGCCGCGCTTAAGATGGGGCAGGGCACGGTTGGCATTGACGTCATTGACGGCGAGGAGATGCTTTTCTCTGAAAATTTTGCCTGCACCGAGTGCGGGATTAGCCTCGGGGAGATTGCACCAAGGAACTTCTCGTTCAACAGTCCATACGGCGCTTGCCCCGACTGCCACGGGTTGGGAACGCATACAGAGCTTGACCCAAACCTTATCATACCGGACAAAAATCTTTCCATTGAGGAAGGCGCAATTGCACCGCTCCGCAGGGCAGTTAGCGAGTATTACCCGGCTTTGCTCTCTGGGTTGGCTGAGGCTCTAGGCTTCTCTACGCGGACTCCCATTAGGGAGCTCACCAATGAACAAATCAACGCAATCCTTTACGGTACTGATCACGCCGTTTGCGTAACGTTCAGAAATCGTTATGGGCGGATAAGGCGGTTTGAAACGACGTACGAAGGGATTGTAAACATCCTGGACCGACGTTACAAAGAGACGACCTCGCAGATTGTGCGCGAGGAGACGGAGAGATACATGTCTACGCGGAAGTGTCCTTCGTGCAACGGACTGCGTCTGAAGCCGGAGAGCCTTGCGGTAACAATCAACGGCATGAACATATCGGAGGTGAGCGCCCTTACTGTTGAGCAAGCCTATCGCTACTTCGACGAGATTAAACTTAGCGAGCGGGAATACGCAATCGCGCGGCAGGTCATAAAAGAGATTAAGACTAGGCTGGGTTTTCTTATTAACGTCGGGCTCAACTACCTCACGCTCGACCGTCCCGCCGCCACGTTGGCGGGTGGAGAGGCGCAGAGGATTCGTCTAGCGACGCAGATTGGCTCTGGACTGATGGGCGTCATTTATATACTCGATGAGCCGAGCATTGGACTGCATCAGCGCGACAATAGAAAGCTGATAGACACTCTTATCAAGCTGAGGGACCTCGGCAACACAATCATCGTGGTTGAACATGACGAGGAGACCATCCGCAGTGCGGACCACATAATTGACATAGGACCTGGCGCAGGCGAGCGAGGCGGGTGGATTGTCGTTTCTGGCACGCTGGAAGACGTTATCAAGCATAAGGACTCAGTTACAGGGCAGTACCTCAGCGGCGTCAAGAGGATTCCCGTTCCTCGAAAGCGGAGGAAGCCAAGCGGTGAGTTCATTGAAATCAAAGGTGCACGGCAGCACAATCTTAAGAATATTAACGTAAAATTTCCTCTGGGGACTTTCATTTGCGTCACTGGCGTGTCCGGCTCTGGTAAGAGCACGCTCCTTCAAGAAACGCTTTACCCGCGGCTTATGTATCAGTTGCACGGTTCTCACGGCTCTTGGGGCGACCATGATGAGATTACGGGAATTGAGCACATTGATAAGATAATTGATATAGACCAGTCTCCCATTGGTAGAACGCCGCGCTCAAACCCTGCAACTTACACCGGAGCGTTTGATTTAATCCGCGACCTTTTTGCAAGCACTCCGGACGCGCGTGTTAGGGGCTACAAACCGGGCCGCTTCAGCTTCAACGTAAAAGGCGGAAGGTGTGAAGCGTGTCGGGGCGATGGCATCATCAAAATAGAGATGCACTTCCTTCCTGATGTGTATGTGCCCTGCGAAGTATGCAAGGGGAAGCGGTATAATAGGGAGACGTTGGAGGTAAGATACAAGGGGAAGAACATCGCCGACGTTTTGGACATGACTGTCAGCACTGCCCTCGAGTTCTTCAAGAACATCCCCTCGATTACACGGCGGTTGCAGACAATTCATGACGTTGGGTTGGATTATATAAAGCTTGGGCAACCAGCGACAACGCTTTCTGGCGGCGAGGCACAGCGGGTGAAACTTGCCGCAGAGCTTTCTAAAAGAAGCACAGGGCGGACGCTCTACATACTAGACGAGCCGACGACTGGCCTTCACTTTGCGGACATCCAAAAACTGCTCGATGTATTGAATCGGTTGGTAGATGCTGGGAATACTGTTATCGTAATCGAGCACAACCTTGACGTAATAAAAAGTGCGGACTACATCATTGACCTTGGACCCGAGGGCGGCGAAAACGGCGGGCAGGTGATTGCATGCGGAACGCCGGAGGAAGTTTCGAGAGTTGAGGCTTCATACACCGGACAGTTCTTGAAGCGTGTGCTGAACGTCTCGCAGTAGGAAAGAAGAAAGCCATTCGTTTTTGTTAACTTTGCTGAAAGACTCCCTAAGTTCCCTTTTGAAGGCAGACAGAGTAAGATGAACGCAGACCTAGAGAAGAAATTAGCCCACGTGCCTGCGAAGCCTGGGGCATATATGATGAAAGACGAGCGTGGAGAGGTCATCTACGTTGGAAAAGCCGCCTCGCTTCGTGCGCGCGTCCGCTCATATTTCCAAAAAGGGCAGATGCATCCTGCGAAGGTGTCGGCAATGGTTGCAAAGGTTGCCGACGTTGATTGGCTGGTTACCGACAGCGAAGTTGAGGCGCTGATGCTCGAATGCAACCTAATCAAACAGCATCGGCCGCGCTACAACGTGCGCCTGCGGGACGACAAGCATTATCCCTACTTGTGCGTAACTTTAAGCGAACCTTTCCCCCGCGTAATCATAACTCGCCGGTCGAAGCAGGATGGAAACAAGTATTTTGGGCCCTATACGAACTCGGAAGCCGTGCGGGACACCCAGCGTCTAATTCGGAAGGTCTTCAAGATACGAAGTTGCAACAAAAAGCTTAGTGGTTCTGAGCAAGATAGGCCGTGTTTGAACTTCCATCTTGAGCAGTGCCTTTCTCCTTGTTCGGGGAAGATTGGCGCTGAGGAATACGCCATCCTGGTTCGCGACACCTGCCTATTTCTCGAAGGGCGGCATGAATCGCTGGTGAAGCGGATGGTCGAGGAAATGGAGCAGGCGGCTGAAAATCTTGAGTTTGAGAGAGCGGCTCGTCTGCGGGACCAAATCGAAGCTATTAACAAGGTAGTTGAAAGGCAGAAGATAATCAGCACTGCGCATGCGGAGCAAGACGTTATCTCTCTGGCGACCAAGAATGGAACGGCGTGCGTCCAAGTTTTCTTTATTAGGTCTGGGCGTCTCATTGGGCAGGAAACGTTTTTCATGGAGGGGATAACCGATGAGACGGCTGAGCATGCGTTGGAGGAATTTGTCAAGCAGTATTACGGCAGGGGCGCGGCTGTTCCACCGGAGATACTCATTTCCCACGAACTTCCGGACAGAAAAGTCATTGAGGAGTGGCTGAAGATTAAGCGGGGTGGGGCGGTTCGTCTGACTTACCCGCGGCGTGGTGAGAAGAAGAAGATTGTGGAGATGGCGGCGGTCAATGCGGCGCTTGCCGCGGAACGGGAGGCAGAGCTCTCTGCCGAGGATGAATCACGCAAGATGGAAATGATGGAGGCGTTGAAGGAAGTATTGGAGCTACCCAATATTCCGCGTCGCATTGAGGCATACGATATCTCAAATATCCAAGGTATGCAAGCAGTTGGGTCAATGGTTGTCTTCGAGGACGGAATGCCTGCGAAGTCGGACTACCGCCGTTTCAAGATTAAAACAATAAATCAACCGGATGACTATGGGATGATGCGCGAAGTTCTCCGGCGAAGATTTGCAAAGAAAGAGGAAGAAAGATTCGCCAATTTGCCGGATCTTCTGTTGATTGATGGCGGGAGAGGCCAGCTAAACGCCGCTCTAGAGGTGCTTTCGGAGGCGGGGCTGACGATTCCGGTTGTTGGGCTGGCGAAGCAGTTCGAGGAAATCTACATCCCCGAAAGGCCTGAGCCGATACTTCTTCCACTTGATTCGAAGGCACTGCATCTCTTGCAGCAAATCCGCGATGAGGCTCACAGATTTGCGCTAGCGTATCACCAAAAGCTTCGAGAGAAGAAGGCAAAGAAATCACTGCTTGACGACATTCCAGGGATTGGGCCGAAGCGTCGTAGGGCGCTCATAAAACATTTTGGTTCGGTTGTGGCTATAAAGCAAGCTAGCATCGAGGACCTTCTCAAGGTGCCCGGCATAACCAAACCGATTGCAGAGGAAATACACGAACGGTTAAAGAATAGTTAAGAAATGACCAAAAAGATATACAGATTGATACACACTTGTTTTGGCTGGGTTGGATTGCTTGGAGATGCCAACGGCCGCATTTGCAGGCTTTCGCTTCCGGCAGCTACAAGGGATGAGGCTTATTGTAGGCTAATTAAAGGAACGAGTGAGCTTGCTATCGAATCAGATAGTGATTTTGATTTAATTGCTGAGCAAATCATTCGTTATTTTAATGGGGAGACTGTTAACTTCAATTGTGAGGTTGATTTAAGCGGGCAGAATGAATTTGACCGCCTTGTTTGGGATGCCACATCGGAGATTGGGTATGGAGATGTTAGGTCATACGCTTGGGTTGCTGAAAGGATTGGAAAGGTGGGAGCTTACCGCGCGGTCGGTCAATCGCTTGCCAAAAACCCAATCCCGCTTATAATCCCATGTCACCGCGTGATAAAATCAAATGGCGAGCTGGGCGGATTTAGTGGTGGCGTTGACATGAAGGCAAGACTGCTTGAATTAGAACGTGCGGCAGTTGTGTAGTGTTTTAGCAATTTTTTGTTTTGAGTAGGGTAGGGGTACGAATAGATGAAAGGCTTAGCGATTAGGTGGCTAATTAGCGTGATTGCTTTGTATGCAGCTGCGTTTTTGGCTCAGAAGGTTGGATTGGAAATTCGACTTACTGGTGCGTTTTCAGCTTTGCTTGCGGTTGTAGTTCTTGGTATTATAAATGCTCTAATCAGGCCCATTGTAGTAATCCTCACGCTCCCGTTGAATTGCCTAACGCTTGGGATATTTACGTTTCTTATAAACGGCTTGATGTTTTGGCTTGCCGGCCAGCTTGTTCCCGGTTTTGTAGTGAAGGGGCCGCTTGCGGCATTGTTCGGCTCCGTTGTAATGGGAATAATCAGCGGCTTGGCGAATAATCTAATTGGACATAGGAAGTAGAGGGACATGCAGCTAGTTATTGTAACAGGGATGTCTGGCGCTGGAAAGACGCTTGCGATTAGGGCATTTGAGGACATGGGTTATTTCTGCGTTGATAACCTTCCTCCAAACCTCTTGCCGAACTTGCGCGAGTTTTGCAGAAACAGCGAATGCGCCGACGAGAGAATTGCTGTTGTGGTAGATGTTCGTTCGGGGGAACTCCTTTCTGACCTTACGAAGGCGCTGCCAATCCTTTTCGATGGGTTCAAGAAAGCTAGAATCCTTTTCCTCGATGCCAGCGAGGAGGTGCTCGTCCAGAGGTTTAAGGAAACGCGCCGCAAACATCCCTTGTTTGACAGGTGCCATGGCATTCTGGAGAGCATAGCATTGG
Coding sequences within it:
- the uvrA gene encoding excinuclease ABC subunit UvrA; this encodes EGQRRYVESLSAYARQFLGRMEKPEVDYIEGLSPAIAIDQKGTSHNPRSTVGTITEIYDYLRLLFARVGHPHCPKCGREIAQQTVEQMADAIMALPEGTRIQVLAPVVRGRKGEYRHVFEDIRKEGYVRVRVDGKTYEVTDDIELDRYKQHWIDVVVDRLIVKPGIEKRLADSVEAALKMGQGTVGIDVIDGEEMLFSENFACTECGISLGEIAPRNFSFNSPYGACPDCHGLGTHTELDPNLIIPDKNLSIEEGAIAPLRRAVSEYYPALLSGLAEALGFSTRTPIRELTNEQINAILYGTDHAVCVTFRNRYGRIRRFETTYEGIVNILDRRYKETTSQIVREETERYMSTRKCPSCNGLRLKPESLAVTINGMNISEVSALTVEQAYRYFDEIKLSEREYAIARQVIKEIKTRLGFLINVGLNYLTLDRPAATLAGGEAQRIRLATQIGSGLMGVIYILDEPSIGLHQRDNRKLIDTLIKLRDLGNTIIVVEHDEETIRSADHIIDIGPGAGERGGWIVVSGTLEDVIKHKDSVTGQYLSGVKRIPVPRKRRKPSGEFIEIKGARQHNLKNINVKFPLGTFICVTGVSGSGKSTLLQETLYPRLMYQLHGSHGSWGDHDEITGIEHIDKIIDIDQSPIGRTPRSNPATYTGAFDLIRDLFASTPDARVRGYKPGRFSFNVKGGRCEACRGDGIIKIEMHFLPDVYVPCEVCKGKRYNRETLEVRYKGKNIADVLDMTVSTALEFFKNIPSITRRLQTIHDVGLDYIKLGQPATTLSGGEAQRVKLAAELSKRSTGRTLYILDEPTTGLHFADIQKLLDVLNRLVDAGNTVIVIEHNLDVIKSADYIIDLGPEGGENGGQVIACGTPEEVSRVEASYTGQFLKRVLNVSQ
- the uvrC gene encoding excinuclease ABC subunit UvrC, which gives rise to MNADLEKKLAHVPAKPGAYMMKDERGEVIYVGKAASLRARVRSYFQKGQMHPAKVSAMVAKVADVDWLVTDSEVEALMLECNLIKQHRPRYNVRLRDDKHYPYLCVTLSEPFPRVIITRRSKQDGNKYFGPYTNSEAVRDTQRLIRKVFKIRSCNKKLSGSEQDRPCLNFHLEQCLSPCSGKIGAEEYAILVRDTCLFLEGRHESLVKRMVEEMEQAAENLEFERAARLRDQIEAINKVVERQKIISTAHAEQDVISLATKNGTACVQVFFIRSGRLIGQETFFMEGITDETAEHALEEFVKQYYGRGAAVPPEILISHELPDRKVIEEWLKIKRGGAVRLTYPRRGEKKKIVEMAAVNAALAAEREAELSAEDESRKMEMMEALKEVLELPNIPRRIEAYDISNIQGMQAVGSMVVFEDGMPAKSDYRRFKIKTINQPDDYGMMREVLRRRFAKKEEERFANLPDLLLIDGGRGQLNAALEVLSEAGLTIPVVGLAKQFEEIYIPERPEPILLPLDSKALHLLQQIRDEAHRFALAYHQKLREKKAKKSLLDDIPGIGPKRRRALIKHFGSVVAIKQASIEDLLKVPGITKPIAEEIHERLKNS
- a CDS encoding methylated-DNA--[protein]-cysteine S-methyltransferase, encoding MTKKIYRLIHTCFGWVGLLGDANGRICRLSLPAATRDEAYCRLIKGTSELAIESDSDFDLIAEQIIRYFNGETVNFNCEVDLSGQNEFDRLVWDATSEIGYGDVRSYAWVAERIGKVGAYRAVGQSLAKNPIPLIIPCHRVIKSNGELGGFSGGVDMKARLLELERAAVV
- a CDS encoding phage holin family protein, whose amino-acid sequence is MKGLAIRWLISVIALYAAAFLAQKVGLEIRLTGAFSALLAVVVLGIINALIRPIVVILTLPLNCLTLGIFTFLINGLMFWLAGQLVPGFVVKGPLAALFGSVVMGIISGLANNLIGHRK